A section of the Bacteroidota bacterium genome encodes:
- a CDS encoding SDR family oxidoreductase codes for MQQPFHNHVAVVTGAGQGIGFEIAHQLALHGASVLLNDIDESLTTSAVNKITKEGCICDGLAGDASNISFINQMVESAVRRFGKLTIAIANAGITLYADFFDYTSDSFEKVMKLNLGGSFFLAQSAAKQMKKQESGGSILFMSSVVGHQAHKNLAAYAITKAGLEMLAKNLVIELSPYKITVNTIAPGATLTERTTDDKEYEKTWSRITPIGKPATTTDIANAALFLVSPNAAHITGQSLIIDGGWTSVSPSPY; via the coding sequence ATGCAGCAACCTTTTCATAACCATGTTGCAGTAGTTACAGGCGCAGGCCAGGGCATTGGTTTTGAAATTGCACACCAGCTTGCATTGCATGGAGCATCAGTTCTATTAAACGACATTGATGAAAGTCTTACCACATCAGCCGTAAATAAAATAACAAAAGAAGGATGCATATGTGATGGCCTTGCCGGCGATGCTTCAAATATTTCATTTATCAACCAAATGGTGGAATCTGCTGTAAGACGTTTTGGGAAACTTACCATTGCAATAGCAAATGCTGGTATTACTTTATATGCAGATTTTTTTGATTATACATCCGATTCATTTGAGAAAGTAATGAAATTGAATCTTGGTGGAAGTTTTTTTCTTGCACAGTCAGCGGCTAAGCAAATGAAAAAACAGGAATCGGGTGGAAGTATTTTATTTATGTCATCAGTTGTAGGACACCAGGCTCATAAAAACCTGGCTGCCTATGCAATTACTAAAGCCGGATTGGAAATGCTGGCAAAAAATTTAGTGATTGAACTATCGCCTTATAAGATTACTGTGAATACTATTGCACCCGGTGCTACATTAACTGAAAGAACAACAGATGATAAGGAATATGAAAAAACGTGGAGTCGAATTACTCCAATTGGAAAACCCGCAACTACAACAGATATTGCAAATGCCGCTTTGTTCCTGGTATCACCCAACGCAGCACATATTACAGGACAGAGTTTGATAATTGATGGAGGATGGACATCAGTGAGTCCATCTCCTTACTAA
- a CDS encoding lysophospholipase translates to MPTFIYYIAGSIVLLSVLAYFLQEKFIFKPEKLKQDFEFKYDIPFEEYFFDIEPGVRINGLHFSREKPSGLILYFHGNTRSIKGWAKYARDFYRYNYDVVLVDYRGFGKSTGKRSEREMLNDMQFVYDELRKKYAEDHLIVYGRSMGSGFATKLASDNNPRYLILDAPYFSFRKVVERFLPILPVRIVLRFQLRTDLWIEKVKCHTYILHGTKDWLIPLKHSERLQKKNSRKITLIRIPGGHHNDLPNFPEYHSFIRDILKY, encoded by the coding sequence TTGCCAACTTTCATCTACTATATTGCCGGCAGCATTGTATTGCTTTCTGTGCTTGCCTATTTCCTGCAGGAGAAGTTTATTTTCAAACCTGAAAAACTCAAACAGGATTTTGAATTCAAATATGATATCCCCTTTGAAGAATATTTTTTTGATATTGAACCGGGTGTCCGGATAAACGGACTTCATTTCTCCCGGGAAAAACCCAGCGGACTCATTCTTTATTTTCATGGCAATACAAGAAGTATAAAAGGTTGGGCCAAATATGCCCGTGATTTTTACCGTTATAATTACGATGTGGTACTCGTTGACTATCGTGGTTTTGGCAAAAGCACTGGCAAGCGTAGTGAAAGGGAAATGCTGAATGATATGCAGTTTGTATATGATGAACTCAGAAAAAAATATGCAGAAGACCATTTGATTGTTTATGGTCGTAGCATGGGCAGTGGTTTTGCAACTAAACTTGCGTCGGATAATAATCCGAGATATTTAATTCTTGATGCACCTTATTTCAGTTTCAGAAAAGTAGTTGAGCGATTTTTACCGATACTTCCAGTTCGGATCGTTTTACGGTTTCAATTGCGTACCGACTTGTGGATAGAAAAAGTAAAATGCCACACTTATATACTTCACGGTACAAAAGATTGGTTGATTCCACTTAAACATAGCGAAAGGTTACAAAAGAAGAACTCACGTAAAATAACCCTGATAAGAATACCGGGCGGGCATCATAATGATTTACCCAATTTTCCGGAGTATCATAGTTTTATAAGGGATATTTTAAAATATTAG
- a CDS encoding DUF418 domain-containing protein: MIQATVGPVTLKQRIHILDILRGFALFGILLVNIVDDYSFSVPKTSPDFNEVNSWIRQIVIDIAEGNFYPIFAFLFGIGFAIWMDKSMKKNGGPMRFVWRSLILLLLACFFYIFIEERNILIRYSILSIPLLLFYKAGPKTLLTAALIFLILAVFYRPFRLLIDKKKSPQEIALIKKARAPIDSAWALAERKKDFLSFSKARLASLPGQLESVYTFKHQSLPIIFCIFLLGVYSWRKGLFTSIEKHAVFWKRIFWGGLIIGVGGNLLHFIVWGLALKKIITPDWETISYLIKIADPALSFFYISLFVLGYQKLKGRKNILLDALKDTGRIPLTNYFTQCIAMALLMFPYGLGLDGKLYTQYLVLIAVSIFILQVIFSVFWMKYFLYGPAEWLWRSLTYLKFQSMRLKEPDKKE, encoded by the coding sequence ATGATACAAGCAACCGTTGGCCCGGTAACTTTGAAACAACGTATTCATATACTTGACATTCTTCGAGGGTTTGCTCTTTTCGGAATTTTATTAGTAAATATTGTGGATGATTATAGTTTTTCAGTTCCCAAAACCTCACCCGACTTTAATGAAGTAAATAGTTGGATAAGGCAAATAGTTATTGATATTGCCGAAGGAAATTTTTATCCCATATTCGCTTTTTTATTTGGAATTGGCTTTGCAATCTGGATGGATAAATCCATGAAAAAAAATGGAGGGCCGATGAGGTTTGTATGGAGATCTTTGATTTTACTTTTGTTGGCTTGCTTTTTTTATATATTTATTGAAGAAAGAAATATTTTAATACGGTATTCCATTTTAAGTATTCCCTTATTGTTATTTTATAAAGCCGGCCCTAAAACATTATTAACAGCTGCATTAATATTTTTAATACTTGCAGTTTTTTATCGTCCCTTTCGCTTGCTGATAGACAAAAAGAAGAGCCCTCAGGAAATAGCGTTGATTAAAAAGGCAAGAGCGCCTATTGATTCTGCATGGGCGTTAGCTGAAAGAAAGAAAGATTTCTTGAGTTTTTCAAAAGCAAGATTGGCTAGTTTACCAGGTCAATTAGAATCAGTATATACATTTAAGCACCAGTCATTACCAATTATATTCTGCATTTTTTTATTGGGTGTATACAGTTGGAGAAAAGGTTTGTTCACTTCTATTGAGAAACATGCTGTTTTCTGGAAAAGAATATTTTGGGGAGGGCTCATTATTGGAGTTGGGGGCAATCTTTTGCATTTCATCGTTTGGGGTCTGGCTTTAAAAAAAATAATTACCCCTGATTGGGAGACTATCAGTTACTTAATTAAGATAGCCGACCCTGCTTTAAGCTTTTTTTACATTTCTTTATTCGTATTAGGTTATCAAAAATTAAAAGGCCGGAAAAATATTTTACTTGATGCACTAAAAGATACAGGACGAATACCCCTTACCAATTATTTTACTCAATGCATTGCAATGGCTCTGCTCATGTTTCCGTATGGACTTGGGTTGGATGGGAAGCTTTACACACAATATTTAGTTTTGATTGCCGTTTCAATTTTCATCTTACAAGTCATTTTCAGTGTTTTCTGGATGAAATATTTCCTTTACGGCCCGGCAGAATGGTTATGGCGTTCGCTTACTTATTTAAAATTTCAGTCGATGCGGTTGAAAGAACCTGATAAGAAAGAATAA
- a CDS encoding LD-carboxypeptidase, which translates to MNRKNFLGSALVSAFAIPSFGKTEISFEDEATSPILPKYLKEGDTIGITSPAGYITLEEMQPAVKQMESWGFQIKIGDTIGKKDFTFGGTDEERRKDFQQMLDDPKIKAIMCARGGYGAVRIIDGLNWTKFKVKPKWIIGFSDITVFHTHLNRNFGIASIHSKMTNSFPEDWSKAEPIQIETIESIQQMLKGIHQEYKAIPNTNNKTGKGEGVLVGGNLKLIETLAGTPSDLKTEGKILFVEDTGEYMYSIDRMFWNLKRTGKLSKLKGLIIGGFKVKKDEDTEDFGKTLEEIVLEKVKNYSYPVCFDFPVGHQRNNFALKHGANHRLIVNPEFATLREI; encoded by the coding sequence ATGAATCGCAAAAATTTCCTTGGCTCTGCACTGGTGTCAGCATTCGCCATCCCTTCTTTTGGCAAAACTGAAATTTCTTTTGAAGACGAAGCAACTTCACCCATATTACCGAAATACCTGAAGGAGGGAGATACGATCGGTATTACTTCGCCTGCAGGTTATATTACCCTGGAAGAAATGCAGCCTGCAGTTAAACAAATGGAAAGCTGGGGATTTCAAATCAAAATTGGAGATACGATCGGTAAAAAAGATTTTACATTCGGCGGAACAGATGAAGAAAGAAGAAAGGATTTTCAACAGATGCTGGATGATCCGAAAATAAAAGCCATTATGTGTGCAAGAGGTGGCTATGGCGCTGTGCGGATCATTGACGGATTAAACTGGACAAAATTCAAAGTAAAACCAAAATGGATCATTGGCTTTAGTGATATCACCGTTTTTCATACACACCTCAACAGAAATTTTGGTATTGCTTCCATTCATTCAAAAATGACTAACAGTTTCCCGGAAGATTGGAGTAAAGCAGAACCAATACAGATTGAAACAATTGAATCAATACAGCAAATGCTAAAGGGAATACACCAGGAGTACAAAGCCATTCCGAATACAAATAATAAAACCGGAAAAGGAGAAGGTGTATTGGTTGGAGGAAACTTAAAACTGATCGAAACTCTTGCTGGTACTCCTTCCGATTTAAAAACGGAAGGAAAGATATTGTTTGTGGAAGATACCGGCGAGTATATGTATAGCATTGACCGTATGTTCTGGAACCTGAAGCGAACCGGAAAACTTTCAAAACTAAAGGGATTGATCATTGGTGGATTTAAAGTAAAAAAAGACGAAGACACCGAGGATTTTGGAAAAACACTGGAAGAAATCGTTTTGGAGAAAGTAAAAAACTATTCTTACCCCGTTTGTTTTGATTTTCCGGTTGGCCATCAACGGAATAATTTTGCATTGAAACATGGGGCAAATCACCGGTTGATAGTTAACCCTGAATTTGCTACACTTCGTGAAATTTAA
- a CDS encoding LD-carboxypeptidase, whose translation MSQIPPYLQPGDTIGIVCPAGYMQFENAQTCIDTLLQWGYKVKTGKTLGSTSQNYFSGTDEERLKDFQEMLDDEEVSAVLCGRGGYGMTRIIDRINFKKFRKNPKWVIGFSDITVLHSHIYANYDIATLHAPMSAAFNDGGAVNEYVQSLRKVLKGKAISYNCASHEFNRLGEATGELVGGNLALLAHLVGSESDIKTKNRILFLEDIGEYLYNIDRMMYQLKRAGKLAKLAGLIVGGFTDNKDTDRPFGRSAYEIIRDTVSEYKYPVCFGFPVSHEKENYALKVGVKYDLRVDTFEVSLEE comes from the coding sequence ATGAGTCAGATCCCTCCATACCTGCAACCCGGCGACACGATCGGCATCGTTTGTCCCGCAGGTTATATGCAATTTGAAAATGCGCAGACATGCATTGATACTTTACTACAATGGGGTTATAAAGTAAAAACAGGTAAAACGCTTGGCAGTACTTCGCAAAATTATTTTTCCGGTACTGATGAGGAGCGGCTGAAAGATTTCCAGGAAATGCTGGATGATGAAGAAGTGAGTGCAGTATTATGTGGCCGCGGAGGTTATGGTATGACAAGGATCATAGATAGGATCAATTTTAAAAAATTCCGAAAAAATCCTAAATGGGTGATCGGGTTTAGTGATATCACTGTTCTGCATTCACATATTTACGCCAATTATGACATTGCAACATTACATGCACCAATGTCTGCAGCATTCAATGATGGGGGTGCTGTAAACGAATATGTTCAATCTTTGAGAAAGGTGCTGAAGGGAAAAGCGATAAGTTATAATTGCGCCAGTCATGAATTTAACCGGCTGGGGGAAGCAACCGGTGAATTGGTTGGTGGTAATCTTGCTTTGCTTGCCCATCTTGTCGGTTCTGAATCGGATATTAAGACCAAGAACAGGATATTATTCCTGGAAGATATAGGAGAGTACCTGTATAATATTGACAGGATGATGTATCAACTCAAACGTGCCGGTAAATTAGCCAAACTCGCAGGGCTGATCGTTGGCGGCTTTACTGATAACAAAGATACAGATAGACCATTCGGTCGATCTGCATATGAAATTATCCGTGACACAGTAAGTGAATATAAATATCCTGTTTGCTTTGGTTTTCCTGTTAGTCATGAAAAAGAGAATTATGCATTGAAAGTTGGTGTGAAATATGACCTGAGGGTTGATACGTTCGAGGTTTCATTGGAGGAATAA
- a CDS encoding potassium transporter Kup, protein MKHPNNKATLAGLLIALGIIYGDIGTSPLYVFNAIIDDKMVSEELILGTLSCIIWTLTLQTTIKYVFLVLRADNRGEGGTFALYALVRRRKKWLVLPAMIGGAALLADGIITPPISITSAVEGLKELPALNIHQGSNSVVVIVITILVFFFFMQQFGTASIGKMFGPVMLVWFTMLMVLGLVHVFDDLAIFKALSPYYAINFLRNYPQGYWLLGAVFLCTTGAEALYSDLGHCGKQNIRTSWVYVKTCLLLNYFGQGAYLLKEHAGDIITDDFKAKNGINAFYDLMPQWFIIPGVIIATSAAIIASQAMVSGAFTLISEAMRLNLWPKLRIKYPSEAKGQLFVPAINIIMFLGCAGVVLYFRESSNMEAAYGLAIIVTMLMTTLLFANYLVLQRVKSIWIYLFLTVYIVLEIGYLIALMVKFMHGGYITLIIGFIMFGVMYVWFRARKIKNRYVEFVRLEHYIPKIQELSNDRSVPKYSTHLVYLTSANNPKEIEHKIIYSILNKKPKRADIYWLVHVDTLDDPYTSEYRVEHIIPNDIIRIDFRLGFRIEPKINLMFRKVVEDLVANKEVNITSRYESLASSHTVGDFQFVVMEKYLSQDNELPFLERVIMKFHFWLKEISLSEEKGFGLDVSNVTVEKFPMIVAPVTNLKLKRVED, encoded by the coding sequence GTGAAACACCCGAATAATAAAGCTACACTAGCCGGCCTACTGATTGCACTTGGAATTATTTATGGAGATATCGGTACTTCCCCGCTCTATGTGTTTAATGCCATTATTGACGATAAAATGGTAAGTGAAGAATTAATTCTTGGTACCCTTTCCTGTATCATTTGGACACTTACATTACAAACCACTATTAAATATGTTTTCCTCGTATTGCGTGCAGATAACCGCGGTGAAGGCGGAACATTCGCTTTGTACGCACTGGTGAGGCGAAGAAAAAAATGGCTCGTACTACCAGCTATGATCGGCGGCGCTGCCCTGCTTGCCGATGGTATTATTACACCACCCATTTCAATTACTTCTGCGGTGGAAGGATTAAAAGAACTACCGGCTCTGAATATTCACCAGGGTAGTAATTCAGTGGTTGTAATTGTAATCACAATCCTTGTTTTCTTTTTCTTCATGCAGCAATTTGGTACTGCATCCATTGGTAAAATGTTTGGACCGGTGATGCTTGTCTGGTTTACTATGCTGATGGTATTGGGACTGGTACATGTGTTTGACGATTTAGCAATATTTAAAGCCCTTAGTCCGTATTATGCGATCAATTTTTTAAGAAATTACCCGCAGGGTTATTGGTTACTCGGTGCAGTATTTCTTTGTACAACAGGCGCCGAGGCGCTTTATAGTGACCTTGGACATTGCGGAAAGCAGAATATCCGTACGTCGTGGGTCTATGTAAAAACATGTTTGCTGTTAAATTATTTCGGGCAAGGCGCTTATCTCCTGAAAGAACATGCCGGGGATATAATCACAGATGATTTTAAAGCAAAAAACGGCATCAATGCATTTTATGATCTGATGCCGCAATGGTTTATCATACCCGGTGTCATCATCGCCACATCCGCAGCTATTATCGCCAGCCAGGCTATGGTTTCCGGTGCATTTACTTTAATTAGTGAAGCAATGCGGTTAAACCTCTGGCCCAAACTCAGAATTAAATATCCATCTGAAGCAAAAGGACAATTATTTGTTCCAGCCATTAACATAATTATGTTTCTCGGATGTGCCGGTGTAGTACTTTATTTCCGCGAATCATCCAATATGGAAGCAGCCTATGGTCTCGCCATTATCGTTACCATGCTGATGACGACTTTACTGTTTGCCAATTATCTTGTTTTGCAGCGTGTCAAATCTATCTGGATCTATTTATTTCTTACCGTATATATTGTATTAGAGATCGGTTACCTCATTGCATTGATGGTAAAATTCATGCATGGCGGTTATATTACTTTGATCATTGGGTTTATAATGTTTGGTGTAATGTATGTCTGGTTCCGTGCAAGAAAGATCAAGAACCGCTATGTGGAGTTTGTGAGGCTTGAACATTACATACCAAAGATCCAGGAGTTAAGTAATGACAGATCGGTTCCTAAATACTCAACACACCTTGTTTATCTTACCAGCGCCAATAATCCTAAAGAGATCGAGCATAAGATCATTTATTCTATTTTGAACAAAAAACCTAAACGTGCCGACATTTATTGGCTAGTGCATGTCGATACACTTGATGATCCCTATACATCTGAATATAGAGTTGAACATATTATACCAAATGATATCATCCGCATTGATTTCAGGCTTGGTTTTAGAATAGAGCCAAAGATCAACCTGATGTTCCGTAAAGTGGTGGAAGACCTTGTGGCTAATAAAGAAGTGAATATTACAAGCCGTTATGAAAGTCTTGCCAGCAGTCATACGGTCGGCGACTTCCAGTTTGTAGTAATGGAAAAATATCTGAGCCAGGATAATGAACTGCCATTTTTGGAACGTGTTATCATGAAATTCCATTTCTGGTTGAAGGAGATCAGTTTGTCAGAAGAAAAAGGTTTTGGTCTCGATGTTTCAAATGTTACGGTTGAAAAATTCCCCATGATCGTGGCACCGGTTACAAATCTGAAATTAAAAAGAGTGGAAGATTAG
- a CDS encoding DUF418 domain-containing protein, which produces MQQQTLQPVAPQERIQTIDIIRGIALLGILVVNMTVDNPGMVPMQGRAGFFDQLAYWSIKFFLDDKFMNIFCFLFGLGFAIQMLRAKEKDSNFIFIYMRRLIVLFLFGAFIKIFITGRGVLDEYAMAGLVLLILYKLPKKFLPWLAVACIFFYWTRDTINRQPKMPSVNKNITIDTAKLDSYVGVYQLSPVLNVILIRKGNKLIEEGPTIHYRLAPFSDSEFFRVDANGRIKFMKDSAGNVDRFVNVNADGRKTTWKKINTDLQLALKEQLKKRKAMKFDQQKITYKKFITRNAKNFWGWVKNITWKDFVLGFLGGILPLFFLGTYAGRRKVFSDIPANRSFFQNTIKWCLIFGTTGIIIPLGYDAFQYINGSPYESYYRLFLWYRLCWDIGAILMALGIIAWLTLLLEKPEWKKRLSFFIPVGRMGLTSYLLSLMIADRFILGDQGFALAGQIGLFLRLLFALAAFVLILIFSHWWFKHFRIGPAEWLWRSLTYLKFQPMRLKGADESEIKQTLNI; this is translated from the coding sequence ATGCAACAGCAAACACTCCAGCCTGTAGCACCACAGGAACGCATTCAGACTATTGATATTATTCGTGGAATTGCGCTGCTAGGCATCCTGGTAGTAAACATGACGGTTGACAACCCGGGTATGGTGCCCATGCAGGGGCGGGCAGGTTTTTTTGATCAACTTGCTTACTGGTCAATCAAATTTTTCCTGGATGATAAATTCATGAACATTTTTTGTTTTCTATTTGGGCTTGGCTTTGCTATTCAAATGCTAAGAGCCAAAGAAAAGGACAGCAATTTTATTTTTATTTACATGCGCCGCCTGATAGTTCTTTTCCTGTTTGGTGCATTTATAAAAATATTTATTACTGGCCGTGGTGTACTTGATGAATATGCAATGGCAGGCCTGGTGCTTTTAATTCTATATAAGCTACCGAAGAAATTTTTGCCATGGCTTGCGGTAGCTTGTATCTTTTTTTATTGGACCCGGGATACAATTAACCGTCAGCCCAAGATGCCGTCAGTCAATAAAAACATTACAATAGATACTGCCAAACTGGATAGCTATGTTGGAGTTTACCAGTTATCACCCGTATTAAACGTGATTTTAATAAGAAAAGGAAATAAATTAATTGAGGAGGGGCCGACAATTCATTACCGATTAGCTCCCTTTTCTGATTCAGAGTTCTTCCGGGTTGATGCAAATGGCAGAATAAAATTCATGAAAGACTCCGCAGGAAATGTAGATAGGTTTGTTAACGTTAATGCAGATGGCAGAAAAACCACCTGGAAAAAAATAAACACGGACCTGCAGCTTGCGTTGAAAGAGCAATTAAAGAAAAGAAAGGCAATGAAATTTGACCAGCAAAAAATAACTTATAAGAAGTTTATAACCCGGAATGCAAAAAATTTCTGGGGTTGGGTGAAAAATATAACCTGGAAAGATTTTGTTCTTGGATTTCTTGGCGGAATACTGCCTCTGTTTTTCTTAGGCACTTATGCAGGCCGACGGAAAGTATTTTCAGATATTCCTGCAAACCGATCGTTTTTCCAAAACACAATAAAGTGGTGCCTGATTTTTGGAACGACGGGAATAATAATTCCACTCGGGTATGATGCTTTTCAGTATATAAATGGCAGCCCTTATGAATCCTATTACAGGTTATTTCTCTGGTACCGCTTATGCTGGGATATTGGCGCAATTCTCATGGCATTGGGGATTATAGCATGGCTGACATTATTACTTGAAAAGCCAGAATGGAAAAAACGGCTTTCATTTTTTATACCTGTTGGCCGGATGGGACTCACCAGTTATTTATTATCGTTAATGATAGCAGACCGTTTCATATTAGGAGATCAGGGTTTTGCACTTGCCGGACAAATAGGCCTTTTTTTGAGATTGTTATTTGCACTCGCTGCGTTTGTGTTGATTCTTATTTTTAGCCATTGGTGGTTTAAACATTTCCGCATTGGTCCGGCAGAATGGCTCTGGCGTTCGCTTACTTATTTAAAATTTCAGCCGATGCGGTTAAAGGGTGCAGATGAATCAGAAATAAAACAAACTCTAAATATTTAA
- the purQ gene encoding phosphoribosylformylglycinamidine synthase subunit PurQ — MKFGVVVFPGSNCDRDMYDALKYDLGQDVSMLWHKDKDLSKFNTEDCIILPGGFSYGDYLRCGAIARFSPMMQSVIEFANAGGKVFGVCNGFQILCESHLLPGGLLRNGHQQFACKNVLLTNNNSDRIYKIPIAHGEGRYYADEKTLDGLVANDQVIFYYCNEKGRITDASNPNGSTRNIAGICNANRNVFGMMPHPERATSAALGNTDGHEIIRTLLMAEELVS; from the coding sequence ATGAAATTTGGAGTTGTAGTTTTTCCCGGATCTAACTGTGACAGGGATATGTATGATGCGTTGAAATATGATCTCGGGCAGGATGTAAGTATGCTTTGGCATAAAGATAAAGACCTTAGTAAATTCAATACAGAAGATTGCATCATTTTGCCCGGTGGCTTTTCTTATGGCGATTATCTACGTTGTGGCGCTATTGCCCGCTTTAGCCCTATGATGCAAAGTGTTATTGAATTTGCAAATGCCGGCGGAAAAGTATTTGGTGTGTGCAACGGTTTCCAGATCTTATGTGAAAGTCATTTATTGCCCGGAGGTTTATTGCGAAACGGGCATCAGCAGTTTGCTTGCAAAAATGTTTTGCTTACCAATAATAATAGCGATCGTATTTATAAAATTCCTATTGCCCATGGCGAAGGAAGATATTATGCAGATGAAAAAACATTAGACGGACTTGTAGCAAACGACCAGGTGATATTTTATTACTGTAATGAAAAAGGAAGGATCACTGATGCGTCTAATCCGAATGGCTCAACCAGGAATATTGCTGGTATATGCAATGCTAATCGTAATGTGTTTGGTATGATGCCACATCCTGAAAGGGCAACCTCTGCTGCTCTTGGCAACACAGATGGCCATGAGATCATACGGACCCTGCTTATGGCAGAAGAATTGGTCAGCTAA